Sequence from the Sphingomonas koreensis genome:
CCGGCAGGAACTGGACGGCGAGCTGATCGACGAGGTGGCGGGCGCATTGTGGACGCGCGGGATGATCGAGGCATGCCGCGGCCGGAAGCCCCGGGGCGTGGTGCGCGTGGTGGTGGGAGTGGACCCGCCCGCAAGCGCCGAGGGCGATGCCTGCGGGATCGTCGCGGTCGCGCTGGATGCGGATGGCACCGGCCATGTGCTCGCCGATGCGAGCGTGGCGGGGCTTTCCCCCGAGGGCTGGGCGCAGGCGGTGGCGCGCTGCGCGACCCGGCACCGCGCGGACAAGGTGGTGGCCGAGAAGAACCAGGGCGGCGACATGGTGAAGAGCGTGCTGCGCGCGGCGGATGTCGCGATGCCCGTGAAGCTGGTCCATGCCAGCCGCGGCAAGGCGGCGCGCGCCGAGCCGGTGGCGGCGCTGTACGAGGCCGGGCGGGTGAAGCATGCCGGGCGCTTCGCGCAGCTGGAGGACGAGCTGTGCGGCCTGTCGGCAGGCGGTGGCTATGAGGGGCCGGGCCGCTCGCCGGATCGCGCCGATGCGCTGGTCTGGGCACTGACCGAACTGATGCTGGGACGGCGGCGCGTGGCCAAGGTGCGGGGGCTGGGCTGAGCGCGCTCAACCTGAGCTCGGGAGGGCGAGATCCGCGTGCCGCTGGGGGTGAAGCTCGATCTGCAGACGGTGGTTCAAGCGCTGCCCGACCAGGAAGTCGAGCTCTATTTCACCAATGGCAGTACGACTCTGGCCAGCGGCGCGGCGTTGGTTTTCCGCAATGGCGCGGCCGTTGCCGCGCCGGCGGATGGGATCGTCCTGATCGTTCGCGATCCGTCAAACGCCAAGGGGGTAGAGAAAAGCCGAAACTTCCAAGACGGCCGGAGCGATGTTCCGGGCGGCGGCAGCCAGCCCGGAACATCAACCCAGTGGATAGTAACCATTTCCGACAGGTTTTCGTTAGCCCTGAAGCGGGCATGACGGGTAGTGGTGGGGCCGGACTGGGGGGCGGCGAGCATTTCCCTGTACCGGTAAGTCGATGCTCGCGGGAGGTTGCCCGTGCGAGGCTCTGCGGACGCGCCGGAATGGAACTCGATCCTCGATCAGCGCTCCGGCAAGCGCTTCACGACGCTGTTCCGCGTGGCCCGCGTCGTCACCGATGCGGGTGCGCAGCACCTCTGCCTGATCCGCAATATCGGCGCGGGCGGGCTGATGCTCGAGACCTATGTCCCGTTCGGGTTCGGCACCGCGGTGCGGGTCGAGCCCAAGGGCTGCGCGCCGGTCAACGGCAAGATCTGCTGGGTCAGGGACAAGAATGCGGGCGTGGCGTTCGATGCGCCGATCGACGTGGCGGCGTATCTCAGCCTCAACCAGCCGCCGGACATGCAGGAGACCCCGCGCGGACCGCGGCTGACCGTCGGACGCCGCGCGCGGCTGCGCGTCGGGGTGATGTGGCATGTCGTCGAGCTGATCGACCTCTCCCAGAAGGGGGCGAAGGTGCAGAGCGACCTGCCAATGGAGATGGATGCCGGCGTCGAGCTGATGGTCGAGCGGCTGGCGCCGCTGTCCGGACGGATCCGCTGGATGAAGGAAGACCGGATCGGCATCGAGTTCTCGACCGCGATCGCGCTGGCCGACCTGGCCGAATGGGCAAGCACATTGCCCGGCGCGGACATCCCGCCGCCGATGGACTGAGCCGCGCCGGAGAGGGCGCGGCGCGCGCCGAACCGGCTTTGCGGGGACGGCACGAGCGGGTAGCCTGGGCCGATGTGTGTTCTGGCGCTGGCATGGCATGCGCATCCTGACTGGCGGCTGGTGGCAGCGGGGAACCGCGACGAGCGGCACGACCGTGCCGCGGCGCCGCTGGCGCGCTGGATGGCGCCCGGACCAAGGGCAAACCCGGTCATCGCCGGGCGCGACCTGGTGGCGGGCGGCACCTGGCTGGGGTTGAACGAGGACGGGCGGTTCGCGGCGGTGACCAATGTGCGCGGCGAGACGCCCGATCCGGGCCGGCAATCGCGCGGGGCACTGGTGACCGGCATGCTGGCGGGGGACGAACCCGCGGATCTGGAGGCGTACAACCCTTTCAACCTGATCGCGATCGAGCCCGAGGGACCGATGTTCCTGACCAACCGGCCGCAGCCGTTGCGGCGGCCGCTGGGCGCGGGGATGCATGGCCTCTCCAACGGGTTGCTCGACACGCTGTGGCCCAAGACGCTCCGGCTGCAGGCCGGGGTGGCGGGCTGGCTGGCGGCGGGGGATGCGGCGATCGAGCCGCTGTTCGCGGCACTGGCCGACGAGCGGCCGGCGGGGACGCCCGAACGCGAAGAGACGGATGGATTCGAGCCGGTGCATTCGCCGGTGTTCATCCGCAATTCCGTCTATGGGACGCGGTGCAGCACGGTGGTGACGGTGGATGCGGAGGGGCGCGGGCGGATCGCCGAGCGGCGCTTCCACGCCGACGGCGCGCCCGCGGGCGAGACGCTGTTGCGCTTTCACTGGCCGTGAGGGCATGAGGCGCGGATGACTGGGTACGAGCTGTGACTCCGCGCGAACTGATCGATGTGGCCGAGGTACCGGGCGGCGATCCGCTGCGGCTGTTCCGGCGCGGGGACGATTTCATGATCGTGCTCGACCGCAACGAGCTGATGTCGAGCCGGATGAGCGGATCGGAGGAGGCGCTGGCGGAGATGACGCT
This genomic interval carries:
- a CDS encoding PilZ domain-containing protein; amino-acid sequence: MRGSADAPEWNSILDQRSGKRFTTLFRVARVVTDAGAQHLCLIRNIGAGGLMLETYVPFGFGTAVRVEPKGCAPVNGKICWVRDKNAGVAFDAPIDVAAYLSLNQPPDMQETPRGPRLTVGRRARLRVGVMWHVVELIDLSQKGAKVQSDLPMEMDAGVELMVERLAPLSGRIRWMKEDRIGIEFSTAIALADLAEWASTLPGADIPPPMD
- a CDS encoding NRDE family protein gives rise to the protein MCVLALAWHAHPDWRLVAAGNRDERHDRAAAPLARWMAPGPRANPVIAGRDLVAGGTWLGLNEDGRFAAVTNVRGETPDPGRQSRGALVTGMLAGDEPADLEAYNPFNLIAIEPEGPMFLTNRPQPLRRPLGAGMHGLSNGLLDTLWPKTLRLQAGVAGWLAAGDAAIEPLFAALADERPAGTPEREETDGFEPVHSPVFIRNSVYGTRCSTVVTVDAEGRGRIAERRFHADGAPAGETLLRFHWP